The Leisingera caerulea DSM 24564 genome has a window encoding:
- a CDS encoding strawberry notch C-terminal domain-containing protein, which translates to MATQNQPENNRANLVAWVGFADNAAILRRVLVPGGAKGLLLRTTEGDLAETIREKALSFGFTELKTRGTLRMLFPDGKIPFGANALAAALGGETFAVDRDVLLSDKWTINLSERAPAVAQIAKTKIHQPDPKNIETIGLNIRGEEVVRDGTGRFFRRVNQADGRSSFVHEGEGENATLFLRAGRKEDLEVIASSLVVMGSRGTLHSADYRRVVEAACEPGPHGQLDMEMDEVYAAVRYHMLREISAIAIENDASRDKFIAALRIATATGFVLSAKSEPDSVLSPSPAMIAFMRRAVRGQTAVDFRGSDDLRIAMPRISRDDAPLQVHDLGGMPADGLSAYASNVLARRPAAGRTIFRVPLSASSDAMQKLRAEVGRNYALEVVAEINSAVADGMQDGDPSTIMLIGERRPEPLDALPQAALRTFSVLTTDDLMNLEREISRSQARIRDFHNGVEASAKDVEDDREENLRQKPYQPLSSVKEPFTMIPVALEGATSKALDRVRRDFEDRGGVDGVVAAALGQSIDSLGDILTAEQVDAVAMRMNARERGRGFLLADQTGVGKGRSLAAIAREHLRADPRNKVLYLTESAEINAPDVGRDLKDVGAWPECRTLFMTANTRMRDVTIDPETGEEIVQELTSPPAARRKEIFSSEAWPEENNLIISTYSSFRGAEDDPSSIWAANAVDERTLIILDEAHNALNPKSRQGRNVRNMLDQVGPANVVYGTATPSRDPSGMNLYKPLLPQTSDAGLDELLDNMVSGGEVAQEAFATMLAEDGVLLRRDHDLSNIDFQVSLPDDEQMLRYQEIMNTFSPVVELMIECSGQIGEHLGRRQSAAYMGMLRQGMSREAARAMTNEMNQYSIALGSPLANLARITMNAIKIDQVVDDALQEIAEGRKPLITFHSTNTSLLQELSKGPDGRTSVEAMNAATDLTLKDQIRRIHASMYRVKIEGEFRDAREVYPDIARTFEMIDAQIEQIPDSLPVSPIDALVEKLEQNGVTVGEISGRTLCYRDNRIQRRQGRNRRETVDNFNAGGLDVLIYNSAGATGGSYHASPKFADQRPRTMLELEAPVDVIKYVQSQGRGNRYGQVHNPRVKSVMTGLTPEMRILQQRNRKLRSLGASVDGNRSHPLLLDDVPDLLNKVGDEATRNVLMSMPALSRRLGFPEFAEDPQNQNRGNEAVDTGSGTAKTDIDSLSNKVLARSIMLTAREQDDLVQRIRMEFDALIEELESRNANPLRPKQLDGQVEVRATTIYSGMETEEGDLDTSAFLSPLYIHTGIHHFNEEAWSGDKLVTEVEACRRLYGADGFQPWADRIYQNLPILMRPFLPEGVAMEDALENPGAVGQKFRVRHSRFTDLAWLLENMKPGVSLRFPTEFDVEASTNRTIVGLVPPNDPMFYDIPSAYKIKTISPGMAKPETTSLSRILSIDMERIFFRPGLSESFQESYLEEFDRDSLMTRRLPVQVLSGNILQAINEAARHDLGTVSLYRDTDDHVHRGIVVNKSKVNMENLPVTIPNGRVASKFVHRFLTEDGLVEKEGLAKAWGAVSGNRGMGDRNDAELILTVTARSFKLDMLPLRRTTYDFYAERPGLYELMYNKPLPARSEAPAKAYRRPGTKGDHIVHIRFESDEERQRALAILEALDVPLLTDGKFRNLINSAINEVDQPGATEHSFDAAPEAGEEAAAHQECPQGHDEAAVEPEEEAEELSFETVEWR; encoded by the coding sequence ATGGCAACTCAGAACCAGCCAGAGAATAACCGTGCGAACCTTGTAGCCTGGGTGGGTTTTGCCGATAACGCCGCAATCTTGCGCCGCGTGCTGGTGCCGGGTGGCGCCAAAGGTCTCTTGCTGCGCACCACCGAAGGGGATCTTGCTGAAACGATCCGCGAAAAAGCATTGAGTTTCGGCTTCACCGAGCTGAAAACGCGGGGCACCCTGCGGATGCTGTTCCCGGATGGGAAAATCCCCTTCGGCGCAAACGCCCTTGCGGCGGCCCTGGGCGGTGAGACCTTTGCGGTTGACCGTGATGTCCTGTTGTCCGACAAATGGACCATCAACCTGTCCGAACGGGCGCCAGCTGTTGCGCAAATTGCGAAAACCAAAATCCATCAGCCGGATCCGAAGAACATCGAAACGATCGGCCTCAACATCCGCGGCGAGGAAGTTGTGCGGGATGGCACCGGCCGCTTTTTCCGCAGGGTGAACCAGGCAGACGGCCGGAGCAGCTTTGTTCACGAGGGGGAGGGCGAGAACGCAACCCTGTTCCTGCGTGCGGGGCGGAAGGAAGACCTTGAGGTGATCGCCTCAAGCCTGGTCGTCATGGGCTCGCGGGGCACCCTTCACTCTGCAGATTACCGCCGTGTCGTTGAAGCCGCCTGCGAGCCGGGTCCGCACGGGCAGCTCGATATGGAAATGGACGAGGTCTATGCGGCGGTGCGCTACCACATGCTGCGCGAAATCTCTGCCATTGCCATCGAGAACGACGCCTCCAGGGACAAATTCATCGCTGCGCTGCGGATCGCAACAGCAACCGGCTTTGTTCTTTCGGCGAAGTCCGAACCAGACTCCGTTCTGTCGCCTTCGCCAGCGATGATCGCGTTCATGCGCCGGGCTGTGCGCGGTCAAACCGCGGTCGACTTCCGCGGTTCGGATGACCTGCGCATCGCCATGCCGCGCATCAGCCGTGATGATGCGCCGCTCCAGGTTCATGACCTGGGCGGCATGCCTGCCGACGGCCTCAGTGCTTACGCTTCCAACGTCCTCGCGCGCCGCCCGGCAGCGGGCCGGACCATTTTCCGCGTTCCTCTGAGCGCCTCGAGTGACGCCATGCAGAAGTTGCGCGCCGAAGTCGGCCGGAATTATGCGCTCGAGGTGGTGGCCGAAATCAATTCCGCCGTTGCGGATGGGATGCAGGACGGCGATCCATCAACCATCATGCTGATCGGTGAGCGCCGGCCGGAGCCACTGGATGCTCTGCCGCAGGCTGCGCTGCGCACCTTCTCCGTGCTGACCACAGACGATCTGATGAACCTGGAGCGCGAGATCTCCCGCTCGCAGGCCAGGATCCGCGATTTCCACAACGGGGTGGAAGCCTCCGCGAAGGATGTTGAGGATGATCGTGAAGAAAACCTGCGTCAGAAGCCCTATCAGCCGCTGTCTTCCGTGAAGGAACCCTTCACGATGATCCCGGTTGCCCTGGAGGGAGCCACCTCCAAGGCGCTTGACCGGGTTCGCCGCGACTTTGAAGACCGCGGGGGCGTGGACGGGGTTGTTGCCGCCGCACTCGGCCAGTCGATCGATAGCCTTGGCGACATCCTGACTGCGGAGCAGGTGGATGCGGTTGCCATGCGCATGAACGCCCGCGAACGCGGCCGCGGCTTCCTGCTTGCCGACCAGACCGGCGTGGGCAAAGGGCGCTCTCTGGCCGCAATCGCCCGTGAGCATCTGCGCGCAGATCCGCGCAACAAGGTTCTCTACCTGACTGAGAGTGCCGAAATCAATGCGCCCGATGTCGGCCGCGATCTGAAGGATGTAGGCGCCTGGCCTGAATGCCGCACGCTGTTCATGACCGCAAACACACGGATGCGGGATGTCACTATCGACCCCGAAACCGGGGAGGAGATTGTTCAGGAGCTGACGTCTCCGCCGGCCGCGCGCCGCAAGGAGATCTTTTCCTCTGAGGCATGGCCTGAGGAAAACAACCTGATCATCAGCACCTACTCTTCCTTCCGTGGCGCGGAGGATGACCCGTCTTCGATCTGGGCTGCTAACGCCGTGGATGAGCGCACCCTGATCATTCTGGATGAGGCGCATAATGCGCTGAACCCGAAATCCCGGCAGGGGCGCAATGTCCGCAACATGCTGGACCAGGTCGGGCCGGCCAACGTGGTCTACGGCACCGCAACGCCGTCGCGCGACCCTTCGGGCATGAACCTCTACAAGCCTCTGCTGCCGCAGACTTCGGATGCTGGCCTCGATGAGCTTCTGGACAACATGGTGTCGGGCGGTGAAGTCGCCCAGGAGGCTTTTGCCACCATGCTGGCTGAAGACGGTGTTCTTCTGCGGCGCGACCATGATCTCTCGAACATCGATTTCCAGGTGTCTCTGCCCGACGACGAGCAGATGCTGCGCTACCAGGAAATCATGAACACCTTCTCGCCGGTCGTTGAGCTGATGATCGAGTGCTCGGGCCAGATCGGGGAGCATCTCGGACGGCGTCAGTCGGCTGCCTACATGGGTATGCTGCGGCAGGGGATGTCCCGTGAAGCGGCGCGGGCCATGACTAATGAGATGAACCAGTATTCCATTGCACTGGGCTCCCCTCTGGCGAACTTGGCCCGTATCACCATGAATGCGATCAAGATCGATCAGGTGGTCGATGACGCGCTGCAGGAAATCGCTGAAGGCCGCAAGCCGCTGATCACCTTCCATTCGACGAACACCAGCTTGCTGCAGGAGTTGTCGAAAGGGCCGGATGGCCGCACTTCGGTCGAAGCGATGAACGCGGCGACTGATCTGACCCTGAAGGACCAGATCCGCCGTATTCATGCGAGCATGTATCGCGTGAAAATCGAAGGGGAGTTCCGCGATGCGCGTGAGGTCTACCCGGATATCGCGCGCACCTTTGAGATGATCGATGCGCAGATCGAGCAAATTCCGGACAGCCTTCCGGTTTCGCCGATTGATGCGCTGGTTGAAAAACTGGAGCAGAATGGTGTCACCGTCGGGGAGATCTCCGGCCGCACGCTGTGCTACCGGGACAACCGCATCCAGCGCCGTCAGGGGCGCAACCGCCGTGAGACTGTCGACAACTTCAACGCTGGCGGCCTGGACGTCCTGATCTACAATTCTGCCGGCGCGACCGGTGGCAGCTACCACGCATCTCCGAAGTTTGCCGACCAGCGGCCGCGGACGATGCTGGAGCTGGAAGCGCCTGTTGACGTCATCAAATACGTGCAGAGCCAGGGCCGCGGCAACCGCTATGGCCAGGTTCACAACCCGCGTGTCAAATCCGTTATGACCGGCCTGACACCGGAAATGCGCATCCTGCAGCAGCGTAACCGCAAACTGCGGTCGCTCGGCGCATCGGTTGATGGCAACCGCTCGCATCCGCTTCTGCTGGATGACGTGCCGGATCTTCTGAACAAGGTTGGCGATGAGGCCACCCGCAACGTTCTGATGTCCATGCCGGCTCTGTCCCGCCGCCTTGGCTTCCCGGAATTCGCCGAAGACCCGCAGAACCAGAACCGCGGCAACGAGGCGGTCGATACCGGGTCCGGCACTGCCAAGACCGACATCGACTCTCTGTCAAACAAGGTTCTCGCCCGTTCCATCATGCTGACCGCACGGGAGCAGGATGACCTGGTCCAGCGGATCCGGATGGAGTTCGATGCGCTGATCGAAGAGCTCGAGAGCCGCAATGCAAACCCGTTGCGCCCCAAACAGCTCGATGGGCAGGTCGAAGTCCGTGCCACGACAATCTATTCCGGCATGGAAACCGAAGAGGGGGATCTGGACACCTCCGCCTTCCTCTCGCCGCTCTACATCCACACCGGGATCCACCACTTCAATGAAGAGGCCTGGAGCGGTGACAAGCTCGTGACCGAGGTAGAAGCCTGCCGCCGCCTTTATGGTGCCGACGGCTTCCAGCCATGGGCAGACCGCATTTACCAGAACCTCCCCATCCTGATGCGGCCGTTCCTGCCGGAAGGGGTGGCGATGGAAGATGCGCTGGAGAACCCGGGCGCGGTCGGCCAGAAATTCCGCGTCCGCCATTCCCGGTTCACGGATCTCGCATGGCTGCTGGAGAACATGAAGCCGGGCGTTTCACTGCGGTTCCCGACCGAATTCGATGTTGAAGCGTCCACCAACCGGACCATCGTCGGCCTGGTGCCGCCGAACGATCCCATGTTCTACGACATTCCGTCGGCGTATAAGATCAAGACCATCTCGCCGGGCATGGCCAAGCCGGAAACGACTTCGCTGTCGCGGATCCTCAGCATCGACATGGAGCGCATCTTCTTCCGGCCGGGCCTCTCGGAAAGCTTCCAGGAAAGCTACCTCGAGGAATTCGACCGTGACAGCCTCATGACCCGCCGTCTGCCGGTGCAGGTCCTGTCCGGCAACATCCTGCAGGCCATCAACGAGGCCGCCCGCCACGATCTCGGAACCGTCTCCCTCTACCGGGATACGGACGACCATGTGCATCGCGGGATTGTCGTGAACAAATCCAAGGTCAACATGGAAAATCTGCCGGTGACCATTCCCAACGGGCGCGTCGCTTCGAAATTCGTGCATCGCTTCCTCACGGAAGATGGCCTGGTGGAGAAAGAGGGGCTTGCAAAGGCTTGGGGCGCCGTAAGCGGCAACCGCGGCATGGGCGACCGCAATGATGCGGAGCTGATCCTCACGGTCACCGCAAGATCGTTCAAATTGGACATGCTGCCGCTGCGC